The Ostrea edulis chromosome 1, xbOstEdul1.1, whole genome shotgun sequence genomic sequence GTAGACATTCGAACCCTGTTCTTGCATGAAGCAAAAGGTTTAATACTGGACACCAGTAATTGAAGATGCTCAGATGACATAGTCTAAAATGATATAGGAATATTAGATAAGTAAATCATGTTATTCTATCTTATCTGTTTTCTACAACTTTACACCCTCACTTGAGAGAGTTTGCATTCAGCATGGTTGGATGTACACTCTATGTTGGCATCTTTACAGCTTTATTACAGTGAACATGGTGATAAAAGAATTTAGAgtggaaataaatttataaagaCACCCTAACCTGTTTCAATAATAGATACTCAACATTAAATCACATCAAATTTTTCTGCCATGCAAAATTAAATCAAAGATTCTTTAAGTTAATAGATTGCAAATGCTGTTTTCTAACAGACATTTTGATGAGTGACAATTTATAGAGAGGATTTTTTGGCATCTGTTAAACACTGGATCTCTGAAATAAGAttaaattcataatagagaCCTGCAGTacatattgttattgttctctCAAAAAGTTAGTTGATCTTCATtcatgtacagtgaaacttctctaaaccggctgGCTGTCGGACcggaaaaaacggccggtttagagggatggccggtataccgagaatttagcaattatagacgttttatctcaatattcacaaagtaggtactgttcactttgatctggtgatctatgatcaattatcggtggagattaaATTAGTCCACTTCATGTACCTAAaggtaattatgaattacaagaaatattctggctgaaatcatcaaattttaaactgaaaatctataacaggatacataaagaaaacacagaggcctattagtggaattcctcttacctataaaaactatgtttacattcatcgcttatatcattaacaattttgttttgacgtttttaaaatgtacagtagtaaatatgaaattgtaatttgaatatttctttggaattttaagtctatggaaaccaagaaaattagtctatcttttaataattatcattaacagtcatgggattgttctttattaactaccgctaATATCCATAGGATAGTATGGTGAAACAATAAGGcgtttgatactgtattcattcaatatattcctaactgggtttttttttacattgtgtacagaatttggaagggtctcttggattagctaagtgtcaattaacacccttgacagcacaggtaaacaatagaaattaaagaggccactagtgttttCACACCTCCAGTGGATATTTTCCCACCTGCCCAGttggtcagtcaatttgcacacctggatGATCTTGATCAACCTCTGGCTAAatttttcttgtcttcaaaaagtggccagtATGTTAAGGGTagattacacatgtttgttaacaaatgtactttaaaatgtggccgatgtccggttttcaggggtggccggttttgtaagactttctttgtaaagaaatgttaagatttctgccgggactttgaaaatcggccgatattcagggagaaccggttttctgaggggccggtttggagaagtttcactgtataatgATGGATTCATCATTATTTTGTTGTCATGGTTATATATCATTCTGTTCTGATTTGTAGGAAACATGATAGAATGGTGCGCGCCTGATGATTTTGACTTGGACGGGGTAGAGTTCAAGGCGATGGTCAGTGGATCCCACACACAACAGAAAGACTTTGTGTAGGCCAGATTTCATTTCTGTAGACAAGACTTCGTATAGGCCAGATTTCATTTCTGTAGACAGATTTTGTGTAGACCATGTTTCATATCTTTAAAGCAGACTGATATAGGCAAGGATGTTTTCCTCTTGAGCAGagttagatttaaaaaaatatgcatatagATTTCAAGGAAACTTTTATTTGTGGAAAACATATGTTGATAAATTTTGGTATAGAAATGACCCATTGTGGTGACTAGATCAACTATTAATGGGGaaaatactgtggaatcattttaatttgtgGGGGCAAAATTcgttcgtgggtaagcaaaataTTGCTGGTTCATGGAaacgtaatttcgtgggtaagcaatATGATGTCACTTGGAGAGATAACTCTGCTTGGTTTaaaaaatgttcgaggacacgtaaattcgtttgtaagagtgacccacaaaatccacgaacatcaattCCCCACGAACAATGGTGATTCCACTGTAAAGTCTGCTTAGAATCAGTGTGTGATAGGATTTATTAACAAATACATCTCAGTCAATTATCAGGAAAAAGAAGGACTGAATGCAAAAATCATAAAACAACAAAAGTACACCTCTAGATGAGAATCGCCGTAACGCCTGTGAACTTTCTCTTGAAGCTACTTCAGAAAAGATCGTTTGTATGGCCTGGCCTGTTATGAGAAGATGTCGGTGGAGAGCGAGATCGAGCGCGGAGCAAGGATGAAGTCCGTGGGAATCCTCTCGACATCCTACACATTACTGTACAGACATATACAGTTTCTAGAGGCACAAGTCAGGTattgttaccccccccccccatcctaCACATTACTGTACAGACATTAACAGTTTCTAGAGGCACAAGTCAGGTgttgttacccccccccccccatcctaCACATTACTGTACAGACATATACAGTTTCTAGAGTCACAAGTCAGGTattgtcacccccccccccctccacaacTCAGGTATTGCCACCCACCCCAACACATTCATATATCTAGTAGTTAAAGACATTCAAACTTGGAACTGGTTATAGTAACTTCAAAGGGCTGGAATTTCTTGTCACATTTTATAAGATTGTAAATCAGACTTTATAGGAAATACAAAGTTTTCGACAGAAGAAGTATTTGAGAAATTCAGAAGATATTTAAACACACTCGCTGAGGGACTTGTTTCTGTATGAATGATTGATAAATAACtaaaagtaaaattttagatTTTGTGAAAGAGGCCTCATTCATACAAAAACAAGAGTAGTGAATtgagacaaatattgatttcatATCAAATAATAAAGAATCTAAAGTACAGTCTGTTTCTGTGTACACACTGACATATAGTATGTATTGTACAACATTAAGTGATCTGTTTCTGTGTACACACTGACATATAGTATGTATTGTACAACATGAAGTGATCTGTTTCTGTGTACACACTGACATatagtatgtacagtgtattgtaCAATATTAAGGGGTCTGTTTCTGTGTACACACTGACATATAGTATGTATTGTACAACATTAAGGGGGCTGTTTCTGTGTACACACTGACATatagtatgtacagtgtattgtaCAACATTAAGTGATCTGTTTCTGTGTACACACTGACATatagtatgtacagtgtattgtaCAACATTAAGTGATCTGTTTCTGTGTACACACTGACATatagtatgtacagtgtattgtaCAACATTAAGTGATCTGTTTCTGTGTACACACTGACATATAGTATGTATTGTACAACATTAAGTGATCTGTTTCTGTGTACGCACTGACATATAGTATGTATTGTACAACATTAAGGGGGCTGTTTCTGTGTACACACTGACATatagtatgtacagtgtattgtaCAACATTAAGGGGGCTGTTTCTGCATATACTGTATAGAGGGAGATGTTTCTGATTTGTGCTGCTCTATTTTTAGACACCAGTTGGAGATGCCTGGCGTGTACTCACAGCTTCAGGCTTTCTACAATGATAAGAAAGGTGTGCTTCCAGAATCAAGTAGTTCAAGGGGGGCAACTCCAACATCTACTCCCTCCACACCTAGTAGCCTGCTGCCAGAAATGAAGGTTGATATATGAAAAGTGAATGAAAGATAATTTTCTAGTCAGTCAATAACTATTGGTCAGGGAAGAGAGGTAGAATGATCTCAAATTAGCCTTGTGTATTTGTCAATTTCATTGAGCAAAAACTTTGAATAAGTATTTTAATGGAAACTTTGTGATGGTCAGTGTGTTAGATAATGTATTAGTGCGATAACTTTATCTTGGAGTATATAgtcatttcttcttttttcctcAGTAATTATgattatttaatttaaaatttaaaatttgattttaattttcaacaGATCTGCAATTTGAACTGTGAATTACTGAATGCTAGCATGCTTTACGAAGcacataattattatttatagatatttaaattctactttcatttctgtcagaattcccagccattaaaacAGACGCAtcatatttatcaagattcaaatGCACATTATTCACAAGTGCAGagcgttcatgaggaaatagctATCATTACAATGTGTTAAGATATCAAGGCAAAAAcaattagaaatgtaaatattcagttTTGATATGACAactcattacatgtacatgaaaattatttagaaaCATCAGAAActtatcaatgttttaaaatccaaAGGAATTTTACAGATGAAATTTATTCTGAATATTTCATCAAAGTTGAAAGAGAATTGACTGAGAAATTCACAAAGAACTAAAATGAAAAGTCAATCCAAATCATGAATAATTGATTTTCTAATTATAATGAAAACCCAAATCATGATTCATCCATTTTCAAATGAATACCCAGATGATGATCTATTGATATTCTAATTCAATTGAAAGATCCATCAACTTTGTAATTCGTTTTGGCTGGAGAACCTTGTCaatgtgacatcacaatctACACCTTTCTATGACATCATAGCCTTTATGAAGTGCAGTAGGCTCTGATGTAATGTCTAAACACATAGCCAGTGAATAGAACAAAAACAAACACTACTACAATAAGGAGCCTTGGGTGGAATATATCAATCATGTGATCGATCATGTGATCAGTGTCCACTGTATCTGTAAATCTGTATATTACAGATAACCCATCCTGCTGGCTGTTTTTCACAGTGTCCTCTCTATCTGTAAATctgtataattattttattacagATAACCCATCCTGCTGGCTGTTTTTCACAGTTTATTAAATTTTTTGGTGCAAACATCTTCATCCTGTGGAAGCTGGTTCTTCTGCAGAAAAGAATCCTGTTCTTTTCCCCGCCTCCAATAGGCGTGGTCTGTTATAAAGGTGAGTTACATTGTACCGCCTCCAATAGGTGTGGTTTGTTATAAAGGTGAGTTACCACGTATAACAAAAAGGAATGACTTTGTCGTGAAAAATGATGCCATCCCAGAATTGTTTATGCCATTAGCTATATTTTCAGTACAAGAGATTATGATAATATAAAAATCTAGCATTTTATGAAGAACAATGtgtattttgttgtttgaaaGGTTACTTCCAGTGATTCTTAGTAGAGTTCACTAGCCATTTTTGGTCAGAAAGATAACTTCAGTTTCACCGtcatatatttaaaatgtttcGAATAAGAAAAttctaattaaaattttcatacttacagaaaaaatcaacaaccattttatcatgatagaaaatttATACATGCATTGCAAATTTACTCAGCTGAGATCTGTGGACAAACCTCATGCATTTTCTAATAGCCCAAAGAAATGAGCTGCACTCTGTACGCAGTCATTTTAAAGATTCATGATTAATGTACCTACCACATAATTAAGATTTCTTGTTCAATGTGATCAATCTATTTACAGTGTATTGTGCATGTTGTCTTGGAAACCATGAGGTTGGGAAAATGGGCCATGATGTAGTACCTCATTTTTATGTGAATGTTGCTGATATAGAAACCTTGGAAACAGAACTGGCCTATAttgcatgtatgtatttatgagGATTTCTGTTGTAACAGTTAAATGTAGATATAGTATTTATTTGTTGTGTATCTAACAAACAAATACTAGAAAACGAGAGACGTAAAGTAGCTTTGTTGATGCTGACTAAAACCTGCTGTATCAATAgtcttctttttattttatttcaaaagcaatAATCTTTGATTTTGGCTTCAGAAGTTACTAACGGtacgtttttcaatatttggTTCTTGCCAAAGTCAAAAAATCTGATGTAGAGGCAGGTGCTCTACAGAGTTTGTTGAATGAACCAACTGTGAAGTCATgatgagaaatatttcatgttgaatataaaataatgttttttgTTAGGGTACTATTAgtgctaaaataaaatgaagaaacTTTGAGCAATGATAACacgtacagtcaaacctcattatctcaaactcgatcggaccaagaaaaaagatatccaaggattcgagatattgagggtaaaatactAAAAGAAGTGGTTGTGACTTCtaaatcacttcgacatattcatggtattcaagatatcagtgttgggagagggcctacataggctatgcctgttgcccaatcctgttgagtttctcaataaaatatgttgaaattgatATCAGTGTTTGAGATACCAAAGTTTAACTGTATGAAGCTGTTTTGATTTCTAGAAAGTTATCTCCCTTCTGAACATATAAGGACCAGTGCCTGAAAATCCAAGATTTATTCCTAACCCTAAGAAATCCTTTTGTACAACAGTTTTGAGTGTAGATTATAGTTGTTTAACAGTTTTGAGTGTAGATTATTAGTTATATAACAGTTTTGAGTGTAGATTAACAGTTTTGAGTGTAGATTATAGTTGTTTAACAGTTTTGAGTGTAGATTATAGTTGTTTAACAGTTTTGAGTGTAGATTATTAGTTGTATAACAGTTTTGAGTGTAGATTATTAGTTGTATAACAGTTTTGAGTGTGGATTATTAGTTGTTTACAGTTTTGAGTGTAGATTATAGTTGTATAACAGTTTTGAGTGTAGATTATTAGTTGTTTAACAGTTTTGAGTGTAGATTATTTATGCCTATGGAATCATGCATTTCACATATTGCAGGCACAAcggagaagatttttgaaacgAAGACGTACTTACACGACGTTTATGTCGATAACCAGGTCATCACGGCCCACACCCCCGTCTTAAAAGACTTGCTGAAACTGAGTGATGCTGACAAAGAAAAGTACAACAAACTCCTAAATCAGAGGTAGGAAAATGTCCCTGGCTTCCTTAACTTTAACCAGATTGTGACAGTCTCTTCTTAAAAGTTCCTTGTTTTTAGTTAAGATTAATAAGATTTGTTTTTATACATACTATAGTAGGATTCTGTTTTGTAGGTCTGCCAATCAGTTTTCCTATGAAGGAATGGGAGAAGATGCAATCGATGAAGAGGAGTTATTTACATCGTAAGATTGCAAATGcaaaatgtatcttttatttttaatgtggAAGCATTTTTGTTGACTTATTTGTGACCAAACAAAGCACATCCTTTATCCTAAGAATTGAAATAACACTGAATTTTGCAGGTTTTTTACCCAGCAGAACAATGACCTATTTAGCACTTTATTGGATGTGGCTCACTCACATGACCGTCAGCTGACCTCAGATCACATGAGAAACATGGGTCTGGACCCTCAAGGAGACCGCACCTTCCTCATGGAGTTAGTAGAGCATTATGGGATAGATGTT encodes the following:
- the LOC125664219 gene encoding DENN domain-containing protein 11-like, coding for MADEKSPLLQSTDEDEGPRLRHHHAFPTTHRSTDLSPVTSTEADHIVCVFVVTFDTRSGNMIEWCAPDDFDLDGVEFKAMVSGSHTQQKDFVYFRKDRLYGLACYEKMSVESEIERGARMKSVGILSTSYTLLYRHIQFLEAQVRHQLEMPGVYSQLQAFYNDKKGVLPESSSSRGATPTSTPSTPSSLLPEMKITHPAGCFSQFIKFFGANIFILWKLVLLQKRILFFSPPPIGVVCYKVYCACCLGNHEVGKMGHDVVPHFYVNVADIETLETELAYIACTTEKIFETKTYLHDVYVDNQVITAHTPVLKDLLKLSDADKEKYNKLLNQRSANQFSYEGMGEDAIDEEELFTSFFTQQNNDLFSTLLDVAHSHDRQLTSDHMRNMGLDPQGDRTFLMELVEHYGIDVVLMVDNPCCPK